In Myxococcus guangdongensis, one genomic interval encodes:
- a CDS encoding multicopper oxidase domain-containing protein, with product MSRRSMLATAGASLAGGALLLQGGAAHAQTSAPRASPPPRRDWQSPGMPNRDYRPVIVPNGTKLPWKLVNGVKVFHMVAEEVEHELAPGLKVHCWGYNGQVHGPTIEVVEGDRVRFYVTNRLPAPTTVHWHGLLLPNGMDGVGGLNQKSIAPGETFRYEFTIRQSGTGMYHSHHDEMTQMALGMVGLFIMHPRRPVGPRVDKDFALMLHEWRVDPGTRRPDPNEMTDFNLLTFNAKAFPGTEPLVVRQGERVRIRLGNLSAMDHHPIHLHGYHFRITETDAGRIPESAQWPETTVLVPVGSTRSIEFVADVPGDWAMHCHMTHHLMNQMGHDLPNLIGVNPGGLDAKVRKLLPGYMTMGQTGMGDMVEMGMPVPTNSIPMSGARGKHDVITMGGMFTVLKVRERLTGDADPGWYENPPGTLAMAASPAELSQDGIDVDAPPKAEPASPGGLAHG from the coding sequence ATGAGCCGACGGAGCATGCTGGCGACAGCGGGGGCCTCGCTCGCGGGCGGTGCGCTGCTGCTCCAGGGCGGCGCCGCGCATGCGCAGACCTCGGCACCTCGCGCGAGCCCACCGCCCCGGCGTGACTGGCAGTCCCCTGGCATGCCGAACCGGGACTACCGACCGGTCATCGTGCCCAACGGGACGAAGCTGCCATGGAAGCTGGTCAACGGCGTGAAGGTCTTCCACATGGTGGCCGAGGAGGTCGAGCACGAGCTCGCGCCGGGCCTGAAGGTCCACTGCTGGGGCTACAACGGCCAGGTGCACGGCCCCACCATCGAGGTGGTGGAGGGTGACCGCGTCCGCTTCTACGTCACCAACCGGCTGCCCGCGCCCACGACGGTGCACTGGCACGGCCTGCTGCTGCCCAACGGCATGGACGGCGTCGGAGGGCTCAACCAGAAGTCCATCGCACCGGGCGAGACGTTCCGTTACGAGTTCACCATCCGCCAGTCAGGCACGGGCATGTATCACTCGCACCACGACGAGATGACGCAGATGGCGCTCGGCATGGTGGGGCTGTTCATCATGCACCCGCGTCGCCCGGTGGGTCCGCGCGTGGACAAGGACTTCGCGCTCATGTTGCACGAGTGGCGCGTGGACCCGGGCACCCGGCGTCCGGACCCGAACGAGATGACGGACTTCAACCTGCTCACGTTCAACGCGAAGGCCTTCCCCGGCACGGAGCCGCTGGTGGTGCGACAGGGCGAGCGCGTGCGAATCCGCCTGGGCAACCTGAGCGCGATGGACCACCACCCCATCCACCTGCACGGCTACCACTTCCGAATCACGGAGACGGACGCGGGCCGCATCCCCGAGTCCGCGCAGTGGCCGGAGACCACGGTGCTCGTCCCCGTGGGCAGCACGCGCTCCATCGAGTTCGTCGCGGATGTACCGGGTGACTGGGCGATGCACTGTCACATGACGCACCACCTGATGAACCAGATGGGGCACGACCTGCCGAACCTCATCGGCGTGAATCCCGGGGGACTCGACGCGAAGGTGCGCAAGCTCTTGCCGGGTTACATGACCATGGGGCAGACGGGCATGGGCGACATGGTGGAGATGGGCATGCCCGTGCCCACCAACTCCATCCCCATGAGCGGTGCGCGCGGCAAGCACGACGTCATCACCATGGGCGGCATGTTCACGGTGCTCAAGGTGCGCGAGCGATTGACGGGCGACGCGGACCCGGGCTGGTACGAGAACCCGCCCGGCACGCTGGCGATGGCGGCCAGCCCGGCCGAACTGAGCCAGGATGGCATCGACGTGGACGCACCGCCGAAGGCCGAACCCGCGTCTCCGGGTGGACTCGCTCACGGATGA
- a CDS encoding RHS repeat-associated core domain-containing protein, whose product MMPAAKHFDLLLGIDIHLIQPPGPVPPVPIPHPHLGLVFDPVDYVPVLGATVLVGGLPRAQAGSSGIALPPHIPLGGVFVKPPANESEIFMGSSSVSVDGDAFSYLGLPVLSCQDIGIPPIPRLKKKKSTKSLVLPTTVVLSIPQPVLVGGAPTVSLMALAMRAGFALLGALLRKVKGLRKTRKAQNGVHCTGGHPVDVITGANFDEFTDAVSPPPGLLRWRRHYTTARAAEQGPLGWGFRHEYQHTLRLMRQAWRYENGQGRIIDFTPLGPGEVETLQQGVVLRRLDARRFEVCEADAPRFELELEGATPLARLRFVRSPEAELELRYQGARLVLLIERTPRGRQRYACAYDARGRMTSLLRLREGGSPECLASYGYDKRGRLVTSCDAEGGRHSLVHDEAHRWTEMTTPGGYRFWWKYDAQGRCVETSGEDGLWWARFEYDAEHRETRVTERQGGVWGFRYDENDTLVERVDPYGGVLRREVDADGCIVREVDSGDRVTHWLYDARGAHTGLLDPFGQRLPPAEVQPVPPDPELFPHPLTPLGHLLGSGTQDLPHATSGDVPGLLERVPAELSTVLSSLVEAHGSKGAAPVPVREYDRLGRCTQAVDAAGRVQAWRYDTGGNLVWHRDADGSVTQWGIGRWNLVVSETDALGHTLHITHSSTEEVVRIEDAGGTISEYARDEKDRLVRVTRHGVVRDEYVWDVGDRLVEKRDGHGRPLLKLDYEQEGHLVTCALASGGTHFLAFDLEDQVIRASTDAHTVALERDTRGRMRSDLRDGLGVVHSVRGRERRTDVLGFTTTVVDERGSLVQVVDPTGGAHTLWKHSAGWVLREHAQGTRELRRYDDRGWPLATLRWRWTDDGHLQHHGVRYERTAEGDCIAVHDSVDGETLYTVDAAHRLVEEDGPGGRHLYPLDAAGNLLAKPGLRGVVLQEGNRLVEANGERFVYDGRNHIAERHREDGSRVRYTYDSADMLIRVEDGHGEPWTADYDAIGRRIRCGRGARQTWFYWDGERLAAELAPDGRLRIHVYGGHDALVPLLFVDYAHLEAHPSTGRVHALFTTPNGTPFRIEDTRGQSVWRATRIEPHGHVEVDPASTVDFSLRMVGHYHDAETGLFYNRFRYYEPRLGRYLQSDPLGTGGGSNLYAYAPHPLDQFDVLGLVHSKKAKASKKGAKSLKGVTRVETLLTMPIKSRIHQKKKLLAAKKIVYTDPQGGKSTYFVDNKGRTLLSEVPLDPPKKYKKKGVSHIMPDGYQSGIDHRGHLGPERGVANQDLVNVPENVIAEHGTKSNLSAKKKFENKSIATAKTTPNTLFVSEPQYSGKSGRPTEVAHSLFDGSGKPIVGHSQVIPNPKN is encoded by the coding sequence ATGATGCCGGCCGCGAAGCACTTCGACCTGCTGCTGGGCATCGATATCCACCTCATCCAGCCGCCGGGCCCCGTGCCCCCGGTGCCCATCCCGCATCCGCATCTGGGGCTGGTGTTCGACCCTGTCGACTACGTGCCCGTCCTGGGCGCCACGGTGCTGGTGGGCGGACTCCCGCGCGCGCAGGCGGGCTCGTCCGGCATCGCGCTGCCACCGCACATCCCCCTGGGCGGCGTGTTCGTGAAGCCTCCGGCCAACGAGTCGGAGATCTTCATGGGGAGCTCCTCGGTGTCCGTGGACGGGGACGCCTTCAGCTACCTGGGGCTCCCGGTCCTGAGCTGCCAGGACATCGGCATCCCGCCCATCCCCCGGCTCAAGAAGAAGAAGTCCACGAAGTCGCTGGTGTTGCCGACGACGGTGGTGCTGTCCATCCCGCAGCCGGTGTTGGTGGGAGGCGCGCCGACCGTCTCCCTGATGGCCCTGGCCATGCGCGCGGGCTTCGCGCTGCTGGGGGCGTTGCTGCGCAAGGTGAAGGGGCTGCGCAAGACGCGCAAGGCGCAGAACGGCGTCCACTGCACGGGCGGCCATCCGGTGGACGTCATCACCGGGGCCAACTTCGATGAGTTCACCGACGCGGTGTCCCCGCCGCCCGGGCTCCTGCGCTGGCGGCGCCACTACACCACGGCGCGCGCGGCCGAGCAGGGCCCGCTGGGGTGGGGCTTCCGACACGAGTACCAGCACACGCTGCGCTTGATGCGGCAGGCCTGGCGTTACGAGAACGGCCAGGGGCGCATCATCGACTTCACGCCCTTGGGGCCCGGGGAGGTGGAGACGCTCCAGCAGGGCGTGGTGCTGCGCAGGTTGGACGCCCGGCGCTTCGAGGTGTGCGAGGCGGATGCGCCGCGCTTCGAGCTGGAGTTGGAGGGCGCGACACCGCTGGCGCGCCTGCGCTTCGTCCGAAGTCCGGAGGCGGAGCTGGAGCTGCGCTATCAGGGCGCGCGGCTCGTCCTGCTCATCGAGCGGACACCGCGCGGACGTCAACGCTACGCCTGCGCCTACGACGCCCGGGGCCGGATGACGTCGCTCCTGCGGCTGCGTGAAGGGGGCTCCCCCGAATGCCTGGCCTCGTATGGATACGACAAGCGCGGCCGGCTGGTGACGTCGTGTGATGCCGAGGGTGGCCGTCATTCGCTGGTCCATGACGAGGCGCACCGCTGGACGGAGATGACCACCCCCGGTGGCTACCGCTTCTGGTGGAAGTACGACGCCCAGGGCCGCTGCGTGGAGACGTCCGGAGAGGACGGGCTCTGGTGGGCCCGCTTCGAGTACGACGCCGAGCATCGCGAGACGCGTGTCACGGAGCGCCAGGGAGGCGTCTGGGGCTTCAGGTACGACGAGAACGACACCCTGGTGGAGCGGGTGGACCCCTACGGCGGGGTGCTGCGGCGCGAGGTGGACGCGGACGGCTGCATCGTGCGCGAGGTGGACTCGGGGGACCGTGTCACGCACTGGCTCTACGACGCGCGGGGCGCACACACGGGGCTGTTGGACCCCTTCGGACAGCGCCTGCCTCCCGCGGAGGTCCAGCCCGTTCCTCCGGACCCCGAACTCTTCCCGCATCCCCTCACGCCACTGGGGCACCTGCTGGGCAGCGGTACGCAGGACCTGCCGCATGCGACGAGCGGGGACGTCCCCGGACTGCTCGAACGTGTTCCGGCGGAGCTGTCCACGGTCCTGTCCTCGCTGGTGGAGGCTCACGGCTCGAAGGGGGCGGCGCCCGTCCCCGTGCGCGAGTACGACCGACTGGGCCGCTGCACCCAGGCGGTGGACGCCGCGGGCCGGGTCCAGGCGTGGAGATACGACACCGGGGGCAACCTGGTGTGGCACCGGGACGCGGATGGCTCGGTCACCCAGTGGGGGATAGGGCGGTGGAATCTCGTCGTGTCCGAAACGGATGCGCTCGGACACACCCTGCACATCACCCACTCCTCCACGGAGGAGGTGGTCCGTATCGAGGACGCGGGCGGCACCATCAGCGAGTACGCGCGGGATGAAAAGGACCGGCTGGTCCGGGTGACGCGGCACGGGGTGGTGCGGGACGAATACGTCTGGGACGTGGGCGACCGCCTGGTGGAGAAGCGGGACGGGCACGGCAGGCCGCTGCTGAAGCTGGACTACGAGCAGGAGGGGCACCTGGTGACGTGCGCCCTCGCCTCGGGGGGAACGCACTTCCTGGCCTTCGACCTGGAGGACCAGGTCATCCGTGCCTCCACGGACGCGCACACGGTGGCGCTCGAGCGCGACACGCGGGGCCGCATGCGAAGCGACCTGCGCGATGGCCTGGGCGTCGTGCACTCCGTGAGGGGCCGCGAGCGGCGCACCGACGTGCTGGGCTTCACCACCACCGTGGTGGACGAACGAGGGTCGCTCGTCCAGGTGGTCGACCCGACCGGTGGAGCGCACACCCTCTGGAAGCACTCGGCGGGGTGGGTGTTGCGGGAGCACGCCCAGGGCACCCGGGAGCTTCGTCGGTATGACGACCGGGGCTGGCCCCTGGCGACGCTGCGGTGGCGATGGACCGACGACGGGCACCTCCAGCACCACGGGGTCCGCTACGAGCGCACCGCGGAGGGGGACTGCATCGCCGTGCACGACAGCGTCGACGGCGAGACGCTGTACACGGTGGATGCCGCGCACCGGCTGGTGGAGGAGGACGGCCCTGGCGGGAGACACCTGTACCCCCTGGACGCCGCGGGCAACCTGCTGGCGAAGCCGGGGCTTCGGGGTGTGGTGCTCCAGGAGGGCAACCGGCTGGTCGAGGCCAACGGGGAGCGCTTCGTCTACGACGGCCGCAATCACATCGCGGAGCGGCACCGCGAGGACGGCTCCCGGGTCCGCTACACCTACGACAGCGCGGACATGCTCATCCGCGTCGAGGATGGCCACGGAGAACCGTGGACGGCGGACTACGACGCGATTGGCCGACGCATCCGATGCGGACGTGGGGCGCGACAGACCTGGTTCTACTGGGACGGCGAGCGACTGGCGGCGGAGCTCGCTCCCGATGGGCGGCTGCGCATCCATGTGTATGGGGGCCACGACGCGCTGGTGCCGCTGCTGTTCGTGGACTACGCGCACCTGGAGGCGCATCCCTCGACGGGGCGCGTCCACGCGCTCTTCACGACCCCGAACGGCACGCCGTTCCGCATCGAGGACACGCGAGGGCAATCCGTCTGGCGTGCCACGCGCATCGAACCCCACGGGCACGTGGAGGTCGACCCCGCGTCCACGGTGGATTTTTCGCTGCGGATGGTGGGGCACTATCACGACGCGGAGACAGGGCTCTTCTACAACCGCTTCCGCTACTACGAGCCTCGCCTGGGACGCTATCTCCAGAGCGACCCGCTGGGCACGGGGGGTGGCAGCAACCTGTATGCCTATGCGCCCCATCCGCTCGACCAGTTCGATGTCCTCGGGCTCGTCCACTCGAAGAAGGCGAAGGCCAGCAAGAAGGGGGCAAAGTCCCTCAAGGGCGTCACGCGCGTCGAGACGCTGCTGACCATGCCCATCAAGAGCCGCATCCATCAAAAGAAGAAGCTCCTGGCGGCGAAGAAGATTGTCTACACCGACCCCCAGGGCGGGAAGTCGACGTACTTCGTGGACAACAAGGGGCGCACGCTGCTCAGCGAGGTCCCGTTGGATCCACCCAAGAAGTACAAGAAGAAGGGTGTCAGCCACATCATGCCGGATGGGTACCAATCCGGCATCGACCATCGAGGGCACCTGGGGCCCGAGCGCGGTGTGGCGAACCAGGACCTGGTGAACGTGCCCGAGAACGTCATCGCGGAGCACGGCACCAAGTCGAACCTCAGCGCCAAGAAGAAGTTCGAGAACAAGTCCATCGCCACCGCGAAGACCACGCCGAACACCCTGTTCGTCAGCGAGCCGCAGTACTCAGGCAAGTCGGGCCGGCCCACAGAGGTCGCTCACTCACTGTTCGACGGCTCGGGTAAGCCCATCGTGGGTCATTCACAAGTCATTCCCAATCCCAAGAACTAG
- a CDS encoding TolC family protein, with the protein MRRALFAAVLVFTGGCASIQKEKGHAEVAALVEERIGRKTRWNQGTPEDAEVSRHLDTLLAGELTSDRAVEVALLNNPALQATYEDLGVSQADMVQAGLLSNPTFDGSIGFPLTNDGVSETEFSLVQGFVELFTLPLRKRVAQEQFIADTLRVAHEALATAADARKVFREVQARQQLVELRRMVLEASEAAAELATLQHAAGNITDLDLATEKAAAEEARLELAREELTLVEDRERLNRLLGLWGGRTAWAIAEKLPAPPEEEATLERLESLAIRQRLDIDAARKQTELMWNALELARSTRFFGRVDVGVHTHRDANGPRLLGPTLSLELPIFDQRQALIAKLEAQHRQSERRQTELSVNARSEVRAARARLLTLRGVAERYQCVVLPLREQVVEQSQLQYNAMQIGLYALLDAKQSQVETYRAYIETVRDYWLAHAELEQLVGGRLPGGSHATPASPAPTQPPSGHDHGATP; encoded by the coding sequence GTGAGACGCGCGCTCTTCGCCGCCGTCCTGGTGTTCACGGGCGGCTGTGCCTCCATCCAGAAGGAGAAGGGCCACGCGGAGGTCGCCGCGCTCGTCGAGGAGCGCATCGGCCGCAAGACGCGCTGGAATCAGGGGACACCGGAGGACGCGGAGGTCTCCCGGCACCTGGACACGCTGCTCGCGGGGGAGCTGACCTCGGACCGCGCGGTGGAGGTGGCGCTGCTGAACAACCCCGCGCTCCAGGCGACCTATGAGGACCTGGGGGTCTCCCAGGCGGACATGGTGCAGGCGGGGCTGTTGAGCAACCCGACGTTCGACGGGAGCATCGGCTTTCCGCTCACGAACGACGGCGTGAGCGAGACGGAGTTCTCGCTGGTGCAGGGCTTCGTGGAGCTGTTCACCCTGCCCTTGCGCAAGCGCGTGGCGCAGGAGCAGTTCATCGCGGACACGCTGCGCGTCGCGCACGAGGCGCTCGCCACGGCGGCCGATGCGCGCAAGGTGTTCCGCGAGGTGCAGGCGCGGCAGCAGTTGGTGGAGCTGCGCCGGATGGTGCTCGAGGCCTCGGAGGCCGCCGCCGAGCTGGCGACGCTCCAGCACGCCGCGGGCAACATCACGGACCTGGACCTGGCGACGGAGAAGGCCGCGGCGGAGGAGGCCCGGCTGGAGCTGGCGCGCGAGGAGCTGACGCTGGTGGAGGACCGCGAGCGGCTCAACCGGCTGTTGGGGTTGTGGGGTGGGAGGACAGCGTGGGCCATCGCGGAGAAGCTCCCGGCGCCGCCCGAGGAGGAGGCGACGCTGGAGCGGCTGGAGTCACTCGCCATCCGGCAACGGTTGGACATCGATGCGGCGCGCAAGCAGACGGAGCTGATGTGGAACGCGCTGGAGCTGGCGCGCAGCACGCGCTTCTTCGGCCGGGTGGACGTGGGCGTGCATACACACCGGGACGCGAATGGGCCACGGCTGCTCGGGCCCACGCTCTCGCTGGAGCTGCCCATCTTCGACCAGCGTCAGGCGCTCATCGCGAAGCTCGAGGCGCAGCATCGTCAGAGCGAACGGAGGCAGACGGAGCTGTCCGTCAACGCTCGCTCGGAGGTCCGCGCGGCGAGGGCCCGGCTGCTGACGCTCCGGGGCGTGGCCGAGCGGTATCAGTGCGTGGTGCTGCCACTGCGTGAGCAGGTCGTCGAGCAATCCCAGCTCCAGTACAACGCGATGCAGATTGGCCTGTACGCGCTGCTCGACGCGAAGCAGTCACAGGTCGAGACCTACCGCGCGTACATCGAGACGGTCCGCGATTACTGGCTGGCGCACGCGGAGCTGGAGCAGCTCGTCGGAGGTCGGCTTCCCGGTGGGAGCCACGCGACGCCCGCCAGCCCCGCGCCCACTCAACCTCCTTCCGGGCATGACCACGGAGCCACCCCATGA